The following proteins come from a genomic window of Triticum aestivum cultivar Chinese Spring chromosome 6A, IWGSC CS RefSeq v2.1, whole genome shotgun sequence:
- the LOC123130247 gene encoding uncharacterized protein: MASAIRHFLLAMKCSEEMDPWKRSWWWLSKLQMRQLAGSIQRRILAESVVCAHQWKFDPCSCRSRWHSCQCFRLESTRYYYFCTEEHNSVAFSFNERSTKNITKYRADQLWKQRNHHLEQHMRGRQ, translated from the exons ATGGCCTCCGCCATACGTCATTTTCTACTGGCCATGAAGTGCAGCGAGGAAATGGATCCATGGAAACGTTCATGGTGGTGGCTGTCAAAATTACAGATGCGGCAGCTTGCGGGGTCTATCCAGAGGAGGATACTCGCTGAATCCGTCGTCTGCGCACATCAATGGAAATTTGATCCCTGTAGCTGCCGTTCGCGGTGGCACTCATGCCAATGCTTCAG ATTAGAGAGCACTCGGTATTATTATTTTTGCACCGAAGAACACAACAGCGTTGCATTTTCATTCAATGAGAGGAGCACTAAGAATATCACAAAGTACAGAGCAG ATCAGCTTTGGAAGCAACGGAATCACCATCTTGAACAACACATGAG GGGTAGGCAGTAA